CCTCCAGGCCCAGCACGAACGAGCCCTTGCTCATCCCCTTGCCCCGGGCCACCTCCGCCTCGGTGAGCCCGTCGGCGGCCACCCGGGCCAGCTCGGCGCGGGTGAGCTGGAGCACCTCGTCGACCTTGCCCGGCGCGCAGCCGGCGTAGACGGCGAACAGCCCGCTGTCGGCGTACTGGCTGGCATAGGAGTAGACCGAGTAGGCCAGGCCACGGCGTTCGCGGATCTCCTGGAACAGCCGGCTGGACATCCCGCCGCCGAGGACGTTGTTGAGCACCCCGAGGGCGAACCGCCGGTCGTCGACCCGGTCGATGCCGGGGCAGCCGAGGATGACGTGCGCCTGCTCGGTCTCCTTCGGCTCGACCAGGACGGTGGCCGGCTTCGTGCGTACCGCCGGGGTGTTCGGCCGGGGCGTGCCCGGCTCGGCCGGGGCGGTGTCCAGCGGAGTGCCGTGCAGCGCCCGGCGGACCAGCCGGACCACGGCGGCGTGGTCGAGGTTGCCGGCGGCGGCGACGACGATCTGCGGCGCGGTGTAGCGGCGGCGGTAGAAGCCCTGGATCTGCCGGCGGGTCATCGGGGTGACCGTCTCCTCGGTGCCGGAGATCAACCGGCCGAGGGGGTGGCCACCGTAGACGGCCCGGGCGAACAGGTCGTGCACCTCGTCGCCGGGCTCGTCGTCGTGCATGGCGATCTCTTCGAGGATGACCCCGCGCTCGGTCTCCACGTCGGCCGGCTCCAGCAGCGAGTCGGCGACCGCGTCGCACATCACGTCGATCGCCAGCGGCAGGTCCGCGTCCAGCACGCGGGCGTAGTAGCAGGTGTATTCCTTGGTGGTGAAGGCGTTGGTCTCACCGCCCACCGCCTCGATCTCCGAGGAGATCTCCAACGCGGTGCGCTTGTGGGTGCCCTTGAAGAGCAGGTGCTCCAGGAAGTGCGCGGCCCCCGCCTGCGGGCCGGTCTCGTCGCGCGAACCGACGGCTACCCAGATACCGAACGAGACACTGCGCACCGTCGGGATCGCCTCGGTGAGCACCCGCAGGCCGCTCGGCAGGACGGTCCGCCGCACGGTGCCGCCCAACGGGTCGTCACTGATCGTGCGGGTGACCGCCCGGGACGCCGTGCCGGCGCGACCGGCCGGCCCGGCGGTGGCGTGCCGGACGACACCGGGCGGGGTCACCGGCCGTCGAGCCGGGGGGAACGGCGAACGGCTCACGCGGACCTGCTCTCCGTGCGACGAGGGGTGGGAGGGAGACGCACCGGCCGGGTGACGACGTCGTCGTCACCCGGCCGGTCACTGCTCAGCTGTGCCGGGTACGCCGACGCGGACGCTCGCCGCCGTCGCCACCCTCGCCGCCACCCGGGCCGCGCTCGCCGCGCTCCGGGGCACGACCACCCCGGTCGCCGCCCCGGTCACCGCGGTCCCGCGGACCCCGGTCACCACCGCGGCCGGCCGGGCGGTCGCCACCGGCGGCCTCACCGGCCTCACCGGCGGCCGGCGCCTCGGCGCCCTCCGGACGGACCTTGTCCAGGTAGATCTTGCCGCGGGCGTCGATGTCCGCGATCTCCACCTCGACCTTGTCACCGACGTTGAGGAAGTCCTCGACCCGCTCGACCCGCTTGCCGTCGCCCACCTTGGAGATGTGCAGCAGGCCGTCCCGGCCGGGCAGCAGCGAGATGAACGCCCCGAACGCGGCGGTCTTGACCACCGTGCCGAGGAACCGCTCGCCGGCCTTGGGCAGGGTCGGGTTGGCGATCCCGTTGATCCGGTCCACGGCGGCCTGCGCCGACGGGCCGTTGGTCGCGCCGACGTAGATCGTGCCGTCGTCCTCGATGGAGATCTCGGCGCCGGTCTCGTCCTGGATGGCGTTGATGGTCTGCCCCTTCGGGCCGATCACCATGCCGATCTTGTCCACCGGGATCTTGACGGTGGTGACCCGTGGCGCGTAGTCCGACATCTCGGCCGGCGACTCGATCGCCGCCTGCATCACGCCGAGGATGGTCTGCCGGGCCTCGTTCGCCTGCTGGAGCGCGGCGGCGAGCACGTCCGACGGGATGCCGTTGAGCTTGGTGTCGAGCTGGAGCGCGGTGACGAACTCCGGCGTGCCGGCGACCTTGAAGTCCATGTCACCGAACGCGTCCTCGGCGCCGAGGATGTCGGTCAGCGTCACGTACTGGGTCTTGCCGTCCACCTCGTCGGAGATGAGGCCCATCGCGATGCCGGCCACCGGCGCCTTGAGCGGCACACCGGCCGACAGCAGCGCCAGCGTCGAGGCGCAGACCGACCCCATAGAGGTCGAGCCGTTGGAGCCGAGCGCCTCGGAGACCTGCCGGATCGCGTACGGGAACTCCTCGCGCGTCGGCAGCACCGGCAGCAACGCCCGCTCGGCCAGCGCGCCGTGGCCGATCTCCCGCCGCTTCGGCGAACCGACCCGGCCGGTCTCCCCGGTCGAGTACGGCGGGAAGTTGTAGTTGTGCATGTAGCGCTTGCGGTTCTCCGGCGAGAGGGTGTCCACCATCTGCTCCATGCGCAGCATGTTCAGCGTGGTGACGCCGAGGATCTGGGTCTCGCCCCGCTCGAACAGCGCGGAACCGTGCACCCGGGGCAGCACGCCGACCTCGGCGGTCAGCGCCCGGATGTCCCGCGGGCCCCGGCCGTCGATGCGGACCTGCTCGCGCAGCACCCGGTTGCGGACCTCGGACTTGGTCAGCGACCGGAAGGCCGCGGACAGCTCCTTCTCCCGGCCCTCGAACCGGCCGCCCAGCTCCTCGGCGACCTTGGCCTTGATCCGGTCCAGGGCCTCCTCGCGGTCGGCCTTGCCGGCGATCTGGAGGGCCTCGGCCACCTCGGCGCGGACCAGCTCGGCCACCGCCTGGTAGGCGTCGTCCTGGTAATCCAGGAAGACCGGGAACTCGGTGACCGGCTTGGCGGCCACCTCGGCCAGCTCGCTCTGCGCCCGGCACAGCTCGCGGATCGCCGGCTTGGCGGCCTCCAGGCCACTGGCGACGATCTCCTCGGTCGGGGCGGTCGCGCCGCCCGCGATCAGGGCCACGGCGTTCGGCGTCGCCTCGGCCTCGACCATCATGATCGCGACGTCGCCGTCGTCGAGCGCACGGCCGGCGACCACCATGTCGAAGGTGGCGCGGGCCAGCTCCTCCAGGGTCGGGAAGGCCACCCACTGGCCGTCGACGTGGGCCACCCGGGTCGCCCCGATCGGGCCGGAGAACGGCAGGCCGGACAGCTTCGTCGACATCGAGGCCGCGTTGATCGCGACCACGTCGTACGGGTGCTGCGGGTCGAGCGCGAGGACGGTCTCGACGACCTGGACCTCGTTGCGCAGGCCCTTGACGAACGACGGGCGCAGCGGCCGGTCGATCAGCCGGCAGGTGAGGATCGCGTCCTCGCTGGGCCGGCCCTCGCGGCGGAAGAACGAACCGGGGATCCGGCCCGCGGCGTACATCCGCTCCTCGACGTCGACGGTCAGCGGGAAGAAGTCGAACTGCTCCTTCGGGTGCTTACCGGCGGTGGTGGCGGAGAGGACGACCGTCTCGCCGAGCTGGGCGACGACGGAGCCGGCGGCCTGCCGGGCCAGCCGGCCGGTGGAGAAGGTGATCTCACGGGTGCCGAACGACCCGTTGTCGATCACGGCGGTACGGGATTCGGTGCCGAGGTTGGTCTCGGTCATGTGCGGCGGTACTCCTTCGCGTCGTGGGCCCACGACACCGGAGCTGCTCAGACGG
Above is a window of Micromonospora rifamycinica DNA encoding:
- a CDS encoding M16 family metallopeptidase, translating into MTPPGVVRHATAGPAGRAGTASRAVTRTISDDPLGGTVRRTVLPSGLRVLTEAIPTVRSVSFGIWVAVGSRDETGPQAGAAHFLEHLLFKGTHKRTALEISSEIEAVGGETNAFTTKEYTCYYARVLDADLPLAIDVMCDAVADSLLEPADVETERGVILEEIAMHDDEPGDEVHDLFARAVYGGHPLGRLISGTEETVTPMTRRQIQGFYRRRYTAPQIVVAAAGNLDHAAVVRLVRRALHGTPLDTAPAEPGTPRPNTPAVRTKPATVLVEPKETEQAHVILGCPGIDRVDDRRFALGVLNNVLGGGMSSRLFQEIRERRGLAYSVYSYASQYADSGLFAVYAGCAPGKVDEVLQLTRAELARVAADGLTEAEVARGKGMSKGSFVLGLEDTGSRMSRLAKGELLYGDLTPVDELLARVDAVTVADVNTLAAELLSRPMSLAVVGPFGERDFVG
- a CDS encoding polyribonucleotide nucleotidyltransferase, which gives rise to MTETNLGTESRTAVIDNGSFGTREITFSTGRLARQAAGSVVAQLGETVVLSATTAGKHPKEQFDFFPLTVDVEERMYAAGRIPGSFFRREGRPSEDAILTCRLIDRPLRPSFVKGLRNEVQVVETVLALDPQHPYDVVAINAASMSTKLSGLPFSGPIGATRVAHVDGQWVAFPTLEELARATFDMVVAGRALDDGDVAIMMVEAEATPNAVALIAGGATAPTEEIVASGLEAAKPAIRELCRAQSELAEVAAKPVTEFPVFLDYQDDAYQAVAELVRAEVAEALQIAGKADREEALDRIKAKVAEELGGRFEGREKELSAAFRSLTKSEVRNRVLREQVRIDGRGPRDIRALTAEVGVLPRVHGSALFERGETQILGVTTLNMLRMEQMVDTLSPENRKRYMHNYNFPPYSTGETGRVGSPKRREIGHGALAERALLPVLPTREEFPYAIRQVSEALGSNGSTSMGSVCASTLALLSAGVPLKAPVAGIAMGLISDEVDGKTQYVTLTDILGAEDAFGDMDFKVAGTPEFVTALQLDTKLNGIPSDVLAAALQQANEARQTILGVMQAAIESPAEMSDYAPRVTTVKIPVDKIGMVIGPKGQTINAIQDETGAEISIEDDGTIYVGATNGPSAQAAVDRINGIANPTLPKAGERFLGTVVKTAAFGAFISLLPGRDGLLHISKVGDGKRVERVEDFLNVGDKVEVEIADIDARGKIYLDKVRPEGAEAPAAGEAGEAAGGDRPAGRGGDRGPRDRGDRGGDRGGRAPERGERGPGGGEGGDGGERPRRRTRHS